A genomic window from Populus nigra chromosome 7, ddPopNigr1.1, whole genome shotgun sequence includes:
- the LOC133699464 gene encoding LOW QUALITY PROTEIN: probable inositol transporter 2 (The sequence of the model RefSeq protein was modified relative to this genomic sequence to represent the inferred CDS: substituted 2 bases at 2 genomic stop codons): MGEAIALYRERTRFTTIEEESSPLWQLSTSLYFSLFSAAMAATAGCLGNPLSPTFLTSLHKNTNFAFRDCFSSAWKNPXVLRLAFSAGIGGLLFGYDTGVISGALLYIRDDFRSVDRESLLHESILSMAVAGAIIGAAIGGWANDRYGRRSAILIADFLFFTGAVIMASAPGPALLIIGRVFVGLGVGMASMTAPLYIXEASPEKIRGALVSTNGFLITGGQFPSYLINLAFTKAPGTWRWMLGIAGVPALLQFSLMLLLPESPRWLFHKGREEEAKAILRKIYPADDVETEIQDLKESIDKEILEEGGSEKINLIKLLQTKTVRRGLIAGVGFQVFQQFVGINTVMYYSPAIVQLAGFTSNQTALLLSLVTTGFNALGSIVSIYFIDRTGRKKLLIISLFGVVISLGLLSGIFRETTTHSPIVIATESSFAAYTCQDYSSVTNAAGWDYMKCLKASHPDCGFCSSASDKLLPGSCLISNSTVKDLCHKSHREWYTRGCPSKYGWVALIGLTLYIIFFSPGMGTVPWIVNSEIYPLRFRRVCGGIAATANWISNLIVAQSFLSLTQAIGTSWTVLIFGIISVVALIFVLIYVPETKGLPIEEVEKMLELRTQHYKFWEKSSGPLDKSQEM, translated from the exons ATGGGAGAAGCCATTGCATTATATAGGGAGAGAACAAGATTTACAACAATAGAGGAGGAATCATCCCCTCTTTGGCAACTCTCAACctcactctatttctctcttttcagtgctgcaatggcagctacTGCTGGCTGCCTTGGCAACCCACTCTCTCCTACATTTCTCACATCTTTG cataaaaatactaattttgcTTTTAGAGACTGCTTCTCTTCAGCGTGGAAGAACCCATAGGTTCTCCGCCTTGCTTTCTCTGCTGGGATTGGTGGCCTTCTCTTTGGATATGACA CCGGAGTTATATCCGGTGCTCTACTTTACATTAGAGATGACTTCAGGTCTGTTGACAGGGAGTCTCTGTTACAC GAGAGCATTCTGAGTATGGCAGTTGCCGGAGCAATCATAGGAGCAGCAATTGGTGGATGGGCGAATGACCGATATGGGAGGAGAAGTGCAATCCTCATAGCAGATTTCCTATTCTTCACTGGAGCTGTTATCATGGCTTCTGCTCCTGGCCCAGCTCTTCTCATCATTGGTAGAGTTTTTGTTGGACTCGGTGTTGGAATGGCATCTATGACTGCCCCTCTCTACATTTAGGAGGCTTCTCCTGAAAAAATCCGAGGTGCCCTTGTCAGTACCAATGGATTTCTCATTACTGGCGGCCAGTTCCCCTCTTATCTCATCAACTTGGCCTTTACCAAG GCACCAGGAACGTGGCGGTGGATGCTTGGGATTGCAGGAGTTCCAGCTCTGCTGCAGTTCAGCCTAATGCTTCTTCTTCCAGAGTCCCCCCGCTGGCTATTTCACAAG ggaagagaagaagaagccaaAGCCATCCTCAGGAAAATATATCCAGCTGATGACGTTGAAACAGAAATCCAGGATCTAAAGGAATCAATTGACAAAGAAATTCTGGAAGAAGGGGGTTCTGAGAAGATCAATCTCATCAAACTATTGCAAACCAAAACAGTGAGAAGAGGACTCATTGCGGGCGTTGGCTTTCAGGTTTTCCAGCAGTTTGTGGGCATTAATACAGTCATGTATTACAGTCCTGCCATAGTTCAGTTGGCTGGTTTTACTTCTAACCAAACTGCACTCCTCCTCTCACTTGTCACTACTGGGTTCAATGCCTTAGGCTCTATTGTGAGCATATACTTCATTGACAGGACAGGAAGGAAGAAACTCCTAATCATCAGTTTGTTTGGTGTCGTAATCTCTCTTGGACTTCTATCAGGAATTTTCCGTGAGACTACAACTCACTCACCGATCGTTATAGCAACTGAATCAAGCTTTGCTGCCTACACCTGCCAAGATTACAGTTCAGTCACAAATGCTGCTGGTTGGGACTACATGAAGTGTTTGAAGGCTTCACATCCAGATTGTGGGTTCTGTTCTTCAGCTTCTGATAAG CTACTGCCAGGATCATGTTTGATCTCAAATAGCACAGTGAAGGATCTTTGCCATAAGAGCCATAGGGAATGGTACACAAGAGGATGTCCAAGCAAATACGGATGGGTTGCACTAATTGGCCTGACACTCtacatcattttcttctctccagGAATGGGTACTGTCCCATGGATTGTCAATTCTGAGATCTACCCTTTGAGGTTTAGACGGGTCTGTGGAGGAATAGCTGCCACTGCAAACTGGATCTCAAACCTCATCGTTGCCCAGTCCTTCCTGTCCTTAACACAAGCAATTGGGACATCCTGGACAGTCCTAATTTTCGGGATCATTTCTGTTGTGGCTTTGATCTTCGTCCTAATCTATGTGCCAGAAACAAAGGGGCTTCCAATCGAGGAAGTTGAGAAGATGTTGGAGCTTAGAACCCAGCACTACAAGTTCTGGGAGAAGAGTTCTGGCCCATTAGACAAGAGCCAAGAAATGTGA
- the LOC133698494 gene encoding uncharacterized protein LOC133698494 yields MDEEGEKQTVPPLPPSAAAEETRAPELQSDPPTPFDPSRMIGIIKRKGLIKELAAVYHAECLFYCQQLLDLQKNCQEPFVELRAATAADDSRKETMRPPKRLKKSR; encoded by the exons ATGGACGAAGAAGGAGAAAAACAAACTGTACCTCCTCTTCCTCCTTCCGCGGCCGCTGAAGAAACTAGGGCTCCGGAACTACAATCCGATCCTCCAACTCCATTCGATCCTAGTCGAA TGATTGGTATTATTAAGAGGAAGGGGTTGATCAAAGAGCTGGCAGCGGTGTACCACGCTGAGTGCCTTTTTTATTGTCAGCAACTTTTGGATCTACAGAAAAATTGCCAAGAG CCATTTGTTGAATTAAGAGCTGCTACTGCTGCTGATGattcaagaaaagaaacaatgaGGCCCCCCAAACGCCTCAAGAAGTCCCGCTGA